Genomic segment of Xanthomonas sp. DAR 35659:
AGCGGCGGCGCCGGGTCGGCGCGGCACCACGGCCTACGCGTGGTCGCCGTCGCGGCGATACCAGTCCATCACCAGCGCCCGCGCGATCGAGATCCGCGGCGGCAGGCGCAAGCCGTGGCCGTCGTCGGCACCATCGCCGAGCGTGGCCGCGCGCTGCAGCGCCGCGCCGATCTCCTCGCGCTCGAACCAGCGCGCGTCCTCCAGTTCGCCATCCACCTGCGGCGCATCAGGTTCGGCCAGCGCGCGGAAGCCGAGCATCAGCGCGCCGGGAAACGGCCACGGCTGCGCGCCGTAGTAGCGGCAACTGCCGGGCCGCACCCGCACCTGGGTTTCCTCGGCCACCTCGCGCGCCACCGTCTGCTCCAGCGATTCGCCCGGCTCGACGAAGCCGGCGATCACCGAGTAGCGCCGCGCCGGCCAGCTCGCCTGGCGGCCCAGCAGCAGCCGGCGGCCATCGCTGACCGCCACGATCACCGCCGGATCCACGCGCGGATAGTGCTCGCTGGCGCACTGCGTGCAGGTGCCGAGAAAGCCGCCACGGCCGAACGCGATGGCGCCGCCGCAGACGCCGCAGAAGCGGGTGCGCGACTGCCAGTGCAGCATTCCGCGCGCGTAGGCGAACAACCCGGACGCGGCGGCCGGCCACTCGGCCGCGGCGCGGCGCAGGTCGATGCGCTGCGGCGGGTCGAATTGCGCGTCGAGCGCGGCGGCGGCCAGCGCGAACCAGGCCGCGCCCTCGCGCAGGCCGAGGAAGATCGCCTGCGCGGCGGCGTCGCCCAGCGTCGCGCCGGTCGGCGCCAGCAACTGGCCCTGCGCATCGGCGTAGGCGTGGCCGTCGGCATCGAGCAGCAGCACGCGCGCCTGCGGCCAGGCGCGGCGCAAGGCCTCGGGATCGTTGCGCAGCGCATCGGCGCGGTCGATGACCGCGTCGGCGAAGACGAAGGAAGTGGGCGGCGTCAGGTCGGACATGCGGCGCAGGGTGCCGGCAAACCGCGCGTCCGGCAAGCCGCAGCGTGTCTACACGCTGAAGCTGCTGCCGCAGCCGCAGGTGGTCTTGGCGTTGGGGTTGCGGATCACGAACTGCGCGCCATGCAGGCCTTCGCTGTAATCCACTTCCGCGCCCATCAGGTACTGCAGGCTCAGCGGATCGACCAGCAGGGTGACCTCGTCGGTACGCACCGACAGATCGTCCTCGGCGCGGTTCTCGTCGAACTCGAAGCCGTACTGGAAGCCGGAACAGCCGCCACCCTGGATGTACACGCGCAAAGCCAGCGCGTCGTTGCCTTCCTCGCGGATCAGCTCGCGCACCTTGGCCGCGGCGGCGTGGGTGAAGTTCAGCGGCCGCTCCAGCGACTGGTAGTCGGGCGCGGGCGCGGCACTGGGCAGGGAAACGAGGGTGCTCATGGCAGCAGGATGGGGGCGGCCGCGGGGCGAATCAAGCGTCCGCCTTGGCCAGCACGCGCTGCGCCGGCTCGGCCTGCGGCTCTTCGTGCGAGTGCTCCGGCGGCGCCAGCGCGGCCATGCTGCCGACGTGGATCAACCGCCCGGTCAGCTGCGCGCCGGCGTTCATCTCCACCACCTGATAGTGC
This window contains:
- the nudC gene encoding NAD(+) diphosphatase, whose translation is MSDLTPPTSFVFADAVIDRADALRNDPEALRRAWPQARVLLLDADGHAYADAQGQLLAPTGATLGDAAAQAIFLGLREGAAWFALAAAALDAQFDPPQRIDLRRAAAEWPAAASGLFAYARGMLHWQSRTRFCGVCGGAIAFGRGGFLGTCTQCASEHYPRVDPAVIVAVSDGRRLLLGRQASWPARRYSVIAGFVEPGESLEQTVAREVAEETQVRVRPGSCRYYGAQPWPFPGALMLGFRALAEPDAPQVDGELEDARWFEREEIGAALQRAATLGDGADDGHGLRLPPRISIARALVMDWYRRDGDHA
- the erpA gene encoding iron-sulfur cluster insertion protein ErpA, whose translation is MSTLVSLPSAAPAPDYQSLERPLNFTHAAAAKVRELIREEGNDALALRVYIQGGGCSGFQYGFEFDENRAEDDLSVRTDEVTLLVDPLSLQYLMGAEVDYSEGLHGAQFVIRNPNAKTTCGCGSSFSV